In Opitutaceae bacterium TAV5, one genomic interval encodes:
- a CDS encoding para-aminobenzoate synthase: protein MSIRTESASLRPFATFADLAAAIARRHRGVAWLDSGLPLDGLGRFSFLAFDPFHTFTARADDNGRDPGDPLAALRGELARHSPAAAHASPPHPLFPFAGGAIGYISYETGARLERIAPAAPDELGLPDLAFHFYDGLIAHDHATGETTLVANPVHRAGAPAILARLRAALAGAAASHSATGNPPSAIPAPAPVPDLSRAAYDAAIARIRALIASGDVYQVNFTQRFTTPFPPPVQLKAGSGAAWKRHGHPAHDSGEARASSPCFAPDTGGAAHRPRPGWPCHMHASPSAETAAAIDLHLRLRQRSPAPFAAYLDFGDHRIVSSSPERFLQKRGPHLETRPIKGTRPRGATPADDARLRADLAASEKDRAELLMIVDLERNDLGRVCRPGTVHVEDLYRLEPHPTVHHLVATVRGELAPGRDLFDALRATLPGGSITGAPKIRAMQIINALEPVRRHVYTGAIGWIGFNGDADLNIAIRTITCARGRAYYHVGGGIVQDSSSASEYQETLDKGRAMHAALTGF from the coding sequence ATGAGCATCCGCACCGAGTCTGCCAGCCTCCGGCCCTTCGCCACCTTTGCCGACCTCGCCGCCGCCATCGCCCGCCGTCATCGCGGCGTCGCCTGGCTCGACAGCGGACTTCCTCTCGACGGACTCGGCCGGTTCTCGTTTCTCGCCTTCGACCCCTTCCACACGTTCACCGCCCGGGCCGACGATAACGGCCGCGACCCGGGTGATCCGCTCGCCGCCCTCCGGGGCGAACTCGCCCGTCATTCGCCTGCCGCCGCGCACGCCTCTCCGCCGCATCCGCTGTTTCCCTTTGCCGGCGGCGCCATCGGCTACATCAGCTACGAAACCGGCGCCCGCCTCGAACGCATCGCCCCGGCCGCGCCCGACGAACTCGGCCTGCCCGACCTCGCCTTCCATTTTTACGACGGCCTGATCGCGCACGATCACGCCACCGGCGAAACCACCCTCGTCGCCAACCCCGTCCACCGTGCCGGCGCCCCGGCCATCCTCGCCCGCCTCCGCGCCGCCCTCGCCGGGGCCGCGGCCAGCCATTCCGCAACCGGCAATCCGCCATCCGCAATTCCCGCCCCCGCGCCCGTCCCCGACCTCTCCCGCGCGGCCTACGATGCCGCCATCGCCCGCATCCGCGCCCTGATCGCCAGCGGAGATGTTTACCAGGTCAACTTTACCCAGCGCTTCACCACGCCCTTCCCTCCCCCGGTGCAACTGAAAGCGGGATCGGGGGCGGCGTGGAAGAGGCATGGGCATCCTGCCCATGATTCCGGGGAGGCACGGGCTTCCAGCCCGTGTTTCGCACCGGACACCGGCGGCGCTGCGCACCGTCCACGGCCAGGATGGCCGTGCCACATGCACGCGTCCCCCTCCGCCGAAACCGCCGCCGCCATCGACCTCCACCTGCGTCTCCGCCAACGCAGCCCCGCCCCCTTTGCCGCGTATCTGGATTTCGGTGACCACCGGATCGTCTCCAGTTCGCCCGAACGTTTTTTGCAAAAGCGCGGTCCGCACCTCGAAACCCGCCCGATCAAGGGCACCCGTCCGCGCGGCGCCACGCCGGCCGACGACGCCCGCCTGCGCGCCGACCTCGCCGCCAGCGAAAAAGACCGCGCCGAGCTCCTCATGATTGTCGACCTCGAGCGCAACGACCTCGGCCGCGTCTGCCGCCCCGGCACCGTCCACGTCGAAGACCTTTATCGCCTCGAACCGCACCCCACCGTCCACCACCTCGTCGCCACCGTGCGCGGCGAACTCGCGCCCGGCCGCGATCTCTTCGACGCCCTCCGCGCCACGCTCCCCGGCGGCTCGATCACCGGCGCGCCGAAGATCCGCGCCATGCAGATCATCAACGCACTCGAACCCGTCCGCCGCCACGTTTACACCGGCGCGATCGGCTGGATCGGTTTCAACGGCGACGCCGATCTCAACATCGCCATCCGCACGATCACCTGCGCCCGCGGCCGTGCGTACTACCACGTCGGCGGCGGCATCGTCCAGGACTCGTCCTCCGCCAGCGAATACCAGGAAACCCTCGACAAGGGCCGCGCCATGCACGCCGCCCTCACCGGGTTTTGA
- a CDS encoding aminotransferase class IV has translation MSRLENMPAQTPAAPHVILNGELLPAAAARVSPLGDGFMFGHGAFETLRARAGRALHLDAHHARLAATCSALDLAPPPPVAELDLRITRLLAAQGQPAAAVKIVRYRELSGTGELITTRPLPVTATDYLRGYRLKTFACPPRAGRPLAAHKTLNYLENLLARRAAREAGGDEALFITHAPDDLVLEGSATTLFIVKGGVVLTPPLALGILPGIARARVLAHLGPERAREETLSREALFAADEVFVINALIGVMPVSRIDNRDFPSAAPVTAALADFFNH, from the coding sequence ATGAGTCGTTTAGAAAACATGCCAGCCCAAACGCCCGCCGCACCGCACGTCATTCTCAACGGCGAACTCCTTCCCGCCGCCGCCGCGCGCGTCTCGCCGCTCGGCGACGGTTTCATGTTCGGCCACGGCGCGTTCGAAACCCTCCGCGCCCGCGCCGGCCGCGCGCTTCACCTCGACGCTCACCACGCCCGGCTTGCCGCCACCTGCTCCGCGCTCGATCTTGCCCCGCCGCCGCCCGTCGCCGAACTCGATCTCCGCATCACCCGCCTCCTTGCCGCACAAGGCCAGCCCGCCGCCGCCGTCAAGATCGTCCGCTACCGCGAACTCTCCGGCACCGGCGAACTCATCACCACGCGCCCGTTGCCCGTCACCGCCACCGATTACCTGCGCGGTTATCGCCTCAAGACCTTCGCCTGCCCGCCACGGGCCGGCCGGCCGCTCGCCGCGCACAAGACGCTCAACTACCTCGAAAACCTGCTGGCCCGCCGCGCCGCCCGCGAAGCCGGCGGCGACGAAGCCCTCTTCATCACCCACGCGCCGGACGACCTCGTCCTCGAAGGCTCCGCCACCACGCTCTTCATCGTGAAAGGTGGTGTCGTCCTCACGCCGCCGCTCGCGCTCGGCATCCTGCCCGGCATCGCCCGCGCCCGCGTGCTCGCGCACCTCGGCCCGGAGCGCGCCCGCGAGGAAACCCTTTCACGCGAGGCTCTGTTTGCCGCCGACGAGGTTTTTGTTATCAATGCCCTCATCGGCGTCATGCCCGTCTCCCGTATCGACAACCGCGATTTCCCGTCCGCCGCACCCGTCACCGCCGCCCTCGCCGACTTTTTCAACCACTAA
- a CDS encoding AraC family transcriptional regulator — MKGALLLSPEEWQGCHVQLLRLRRGPPTDEGRNMECAPTELTAWRLEAGSVRVRTSRVALTARAGDWLFLPTGYRRQDFSEDARLVSFAFLAYWPDSLRPVFDLRPGLLLKKSAVLDEAVESVAAREWRAEGEAGADEYEWHFRGRRRDFGNVLAMDGWFRGWLAAAAGEWRGHLPDLETPRDVDPRVEEARRWLGELPVGSALVDVEEAARVAGLSAGHLNRLFLHHYHQTLHGFHEQRRLQFARRELLAPGARIKRVAHELGFRDLSKFSSWFRRLEQMSPRKYRNRLEHFF, encoded by the coding sequence ATGAAAGGCGCGTTGTTACTTTCTCCTGAAGAATGGCAGGGATGCCACGTGCAGTTGCTGCGTTTGCGCCGGGGACCGCCGACGGATGAGGGGCGCAATATGGAGTGTGCGCCGACGGAATTGACGGCGTGGCGGCTGGAGGCGGGGTCGGTGCGGGTGCGGACTTCGCGGGTGGCGTTGACAGCGCGGGCGGGGGACTGGCTGTTTTTGCCCACGGGGTATCGCCGGCAGGATTTTTCGGAGGACGCGCGACTGGTGTCGTTTGCGTTTCTGGCGTATTGGCCGGACAGCCTGCGACCGGTGTTCGATCTGCGTCCGGGGTTGTTGTTGAAGAAATCAGCGGTGCTCGACGAGGCCGTGGAATCGGTGGCGGCGCGGGAGTGGCGGGCGGAGGGTGAGGCGGGGGCGGACGAGTACGAGTGGCATTTTCGCGGACGACGGCGCGATTTCGGGAACGTACTGGCGATGGACGGCTGGTTTCGCGGATGGCTGGCGGCGGCGGCCGGAGAGTGGCGCGGGCACTTGCCGGACCTGGAAACCCCGCGCGATGTGGACCCGCGCGTAGAGGAGGCGAGGCGGTGGCTGGGCGAGTTGCCGGTAGGCTCCGCACTGGTCGATGTGGAGGAGGCGGCACGGGTGGCGGGGTTGAGCGCGGGGCACCTGAACCGGTTGTTCCTGCACCACTATCACCAGACGTTGCACGGATTTCACGAGCAACGGCGGTTGCAGTTTGCGCGACGGGAATTGCTGGCTCCGGGAGCGCGGATCAAGCGTGTGGCGCACGAACTGGGATTTCGTGACCTGTCGAAATTCTCCTCGTGGTTCCGGCGTCTGGAGCAGATGTCGCCGAGGAAATACCGAAACAGGCTGGAGCATTTTTTTTAA
- a CDS encoding endopolygalacturonase, with protein sequence MLLKHKFCLKTDTQSRCPSRITFTSLVAVTTCLDTSTAVPAAPLPSTALAEPIGAPVAAPLALSTHFSLTVNGRRIAVHQARVSAVPFNRVWPGHQRPLDQTELASFATFDADFLTPAVLIITLLDDHPRASTFATDDIALRPVAWNLSPAVDRTRRTLTLRLDRPRHFTVEIGGQHHALHLFANPPADYEFPPPGSPDLIHFGPGVHHAGLILPRSGQTIHIAEGAIVYGAILVRHADNVRIVGRGILDTSPFLRGQEADETKPGGELFARGLALDIPRENLNYTGNITAIASARLTIDGIILRDSPLWSTNIRNGCRHVAINNVKIIGQWRYNADGINICSSSHVRVSGCFIRSFDDGIIARGTHMLGENTPLHDMHVTGCVIWCDWGRALEVWTGSKSASISRVVYENIQIIRTTHIALGLQVWWGSPDTTAVNIRFEDISIEAHPDALPPHIQEDDTHAYPFPSDTSPARHIPDLFCANLCNPGEEWQKYFASTPGTTAKRSVYYGCITLKNIRYTGPDTPSPRIIVGSGDDILQIHNIHFENIRINDQASTPPMPLTLITHSNVQHLTFRS encoded by the coding sequence ATGTTGTTAAAACACAAGTTTTGCCTGAAAACAGACACTCAATCCCGTTGCCCGTCACGCATCACATTCACGAGCCTCGTTGCAGTGACGACCTGCCTCGATACCTCCACCGCGGTCCCTGCCGCCCCCCTCCCCTCGACCGCTCTCGCCGAGCCCATCGGCGCACCGGTTGCCGCGCCCCTTGCCCTCTCCACGCACTTTTCTCTCACGGTCAACGGCCGCCGTATCGCCGTCCACCAGGCCCGCGTATCCGCTGTTCCTTTCAACCGCGTCTGGCCCGGTCATCAACGCCCGCTCGACCAGACGGAACTCGCCTCGTTCGCCACCTTTGACGCTGATTTCCTTACTCCCGCCGTCCTCATTATTACCCTTCTCGACGACCACCCCCGCGCCTCCACCTTTGCCACCGACGACATTGCCCTTCGTCCCGTCGCGTGGAACCTCTCCCCGGCCGTTGACCGTACCCGCCGCACCCTCACGCTCAGGCTCGACCGTCCGCGCCATTTCACCGTCGAGATCGGCGGACAGCACCACGCCCTGCACCTCTTCGCCAATCCGCCCGCCGACTACGAATTCCCCCCGCCCGGCTCTCCCGACCTCATTCACTTCGGCCCCGGCGTCCACCATGCCGGGCTCATCCTCCCCCGCTCCGGCCAGACCATCCACATCGCCGAAGGGGCCATCGTTTACGGAGCCATCCTCGTTCGTCATGCCGACAACGTCCGCATCGTCGGTCGCGGGATTCTCGATACCAGCCCCTTCCTCCGCGGTCAGGAAGCCGACGAGACGAAACCCGGCGGCGAACTCTTCGCCCGCGGGCTCGCCCTCGACATCCCGCGCGAAAACCTCAACTACACCGGCAACATCACCGCCATCGCCAGCGCCCGGCTCACCATCGACGGCATCATCCTCCGCGACTCCCCCCTCTGGTCCACCAACATCCGCAACGGCTGCCGCCACGTCGCCATCAACAACGTCAAAATTATCGGCCAGTGGCGCTACAACGCCGACGGCATCAACATCTGCTCCTCCAGCCACGTCCGCGTATCCGGATGTTTTATACGCTCATTTGATGACGGCATCATCGCCCGCGGCACGCACATGCTTGGCGAGAACACGCCCCTGCACGACATGCACGTCACCGGATGCGTCATCTGGTGCGACTGGGGCCGCGCCCTCGAAGTCTGGACCGGTAGCAAATCCGCCAGCATCTCCCGCGTCGTTTACGAAAACATTCAGATAATCCGCACCACTCACATTGCCTTGGGCCTCCAGGTCTGGTGGGGTTCTCCCGACACCACCGCTGTCAACATCCGTTTTGAGGACATTTCCATCGAGGCCCATCCCGACGCGCTCCCCCCGCATATCCAGGAAGACGATACCCATGCCTATCCCTTTCCGTCCGACACATCCCCGGCCCGCCACATCCCCGATCTCTTCTGCGCCAACCTCTGCAATCCCGGTGAGGAGTGGCAGAAGTACTTTGCCAGCACTCCCGGCACGACTGCCAAACGCAGCGTTTATTACGGCTGTATCACCCTCAAAAACATCCGCTACACCGGCCCCGACACGCCCTCCCCCCGGATAATCGTCGGCTCCGGTGACGACATCCTGCAAATACACAACATCCATTTCGAAAACATTCGTATCAATGACCAGGCCTCGACGCCTCCCATGCCATTGACTCTCATCACCCACTCCAACGTTCAGCACCTCACCTTCCGTTCATAA